One Azoarcus sp. DN11 DNA segment encodes these proteins:
- a CDS encoding DUF2802 domain-containing protein: MGLREIILAAIALLAAYIGYQLYRVARVPRAPASPSASASASPSASASTGEPGESPRATIAEPGGDENKVDEGEADEAGELYSFDPPPPAAARANPVADAFQHELEVRQLRRELEQQRTELADLRRALDELREQVRAHKEQAAAGVTTRGASPEYNEALVFARRGLDAETIAERCGITVAEAELVQSLARSQAGDGTAA, from the coding sequence ATGGGGCTGCGTGAAATCATCCTCGCCGCAATCGCGTTGCTGGCGGCCTACATCGGCTACCAGCTCTATCGCGTCGCGCGCGTGCCGCGGGCGCCCGCATCCCCATCCGCATCCGCATCCGCATCCCCATCCGCATCCGCATCGACCGGGGAGCCGGGCGAATCGCCGCGCGCGACGATTGCCGAGCCGGGGGGCGACGAGAACAAGGTCGATGAGGGCGAAGCTGACGAGGCGGGCGAGCTGTACAGCTTCGACCCTCCGCCGCCCGCGGCGGCGCGTGCGAACCCGGTTGCGGACGCTTTCCAGCACGAGCTCGAAGTCCGCCAGTTGCGGCGCGAACTCGAGCAGCAGCGCACCGAGCTGGCGGACCTGCGCCGCGCGCTCGACGAGCTGCGCGAGCAGGTCCGGGCGCACAAGGAACAGGCCGCTGCGGGCGTCACGACGCGCGGCGCTTCGCCCGAATACAACGAGGCGCTCGTGTTCGCACGCCGCGGGCTGGATGCGGAAACCATCGCCGAGCGCTGCGGCATCACCGTCGCCGAGGCTGAACTCGTCCAGTCGCTCGCCCGCAGCCAGGCCGGCGACGGGACGGCCGCGTGA
- a CDS encoding YdcF family protein, with product MAFDFALALFWLKKAVSIAVQPPVAPLLLIAAGLLLAPHRRRAGFALAWAGVAATLLLSMPTSVGWLLGGLEATPVVDAAGLGRAQAIVVLGAGKRRNAPEYGGETVNRLALERLRYTARLARTTGLPVLVSGGAPTGNVPEAALMQTALEEDFRVPVRWVENASLDTQQNAQFSAVLLGAAGVHRILLVTHAAHMPRAQAAFEDAGLQVIPAPTAWLGGTGAGDQALGELPGPTSAYAGWYAVHEWLGLLVYRLTR from the coding sequence ATGGCCTTCGACTTCGCACTCGCCCTGTTCTGGCTCAAGAAAGCCGTCTCCATCGCGGTGCAGCCGCCGGTCGCGCCACTGCTGCTGATCGCCGCCGGACTGCTGCTGGCGCCGCACCGGCGTCGTGCCGGCTTCGCGCTGGCGTGGGCCGGCGTCGCGGCGACGCTGTTGTTGTCGATGCCGACGAGCGTCGGCTGGCTGCTGGGCGGCCTCGAGGCGACGCCGGTCGTCGATGCGGCCGGGCTGGGCCGGGCACAGGCCATCGTCGTGCTGGGGGCCGGCAAGCGGCGCAATGCGCCGGAATACGGCGGCGAAACGGTCAACCGCCTGGCGCTGGAGCGGCTGCGCTACACGGCCCGTCTGGCGCGCACGACCGGGCTGCCGGTGCTCGTCAGCGGCGGCGCACCGACGGGCAACGTCCCGGAAGCGGCGCTCATGCAGACGGCGCTGGAGGAGGATTTCCGCGTTCCCGTGCGCTGGGTCGAGAATGCCTCGCTCGATACGCAGCAGAATGCCCAGTTCTCGGCCGTGCTCCTGGGGGCCGCGGGCGTGCATCGCATCCTGCTCGTGACCCACGCGGCGCACATGCCGCGGGCGCAGGCGGCATTCGAGGACGCGGGGCTGCAGGTCATCCCGGCACCGACCGCCTGGCTGGGCGGCACGGGCGCGGGCGACCAGGCGCTGGGCGAACTGCCCGGGCCGACCTCCGCCTACGCCGGCTGGTACGCGGTGCATGAATGGCTGGGGCTGCTGGTGTACCGCCTGACGCGGTAA